One Arvicanthis niloticus isolate mArvNil1 chromosome 3, mArvNil1.pat.X, whole genome shotgun sequence DNA segment encodes these proteins:
- the Znrf4 gene encoding E3 ubiquitin-protein ligase ZNRF4 — translation MAQSAWTRVAPVTLVALWLVLSLSPTDAQVNLSSVDFLDLPTLLGVPVDPKRARGYLLVARPADACLAIEGPRPDNLSLDPLVLVRPLGCSWENTGRRARRAGATAASVGPEAPEQLRVFEDLEVTVRCDQPARVLLPHGEPCPDPECHPVVAASWALARALALAASTLFVLRQLWPWVRGWGSRGTAVKTQTCQKAQVRTFTRLSDLCAICLDDYEEGERLKILPCAHAYHCRCIDPWFSRAAQRSCPLCKQSVASTHDGSTDGSVGGDEPPLPGHRPPIWAIQARLRSRRLELLARTVPCRRCSSTTSLGVAENAAPSEATPEPS, via the coding sequence ATGGCACAGTCGGCATGGACTCGGGTAGCCCCGGTGACCCTAGTGGCTCTCTGGCTGGTCCTGTCCCTGTCGCCCACGGACGCTCAGGTTAACCTGAGCTCTGTGGACTTCTTGGACCTCCCGACGCTGCTTGGGGTTCCCGTGGACCCCAAGAGGGCACGCGGATACCTACTGGTGGCCCGGCCGGCCGACGCCTGCCTCGCCATCGAGGGCCCCAGGCCCGACAACCTCTCACTGGACCCACTCGTGCTGGTCCGGCCCCTGGGCTGCTCGTGGGAGAACACAGGGCGGCGAGCACGGAgagctggagccacagcagcctcAGTGGGCCCTGAGGCCCCAGAGCAGCTTCGCGTGTTTGAGGACCTGGAGGTGACCGTGCGCTGCGACCAGCCAGCACGCGTGCTGCTGCCCCACGGGGAGCCCTGCCCCGACCCCGAGTGTCACCCCGTAGTGGCTGCGTCCTGGGCGCTCGCCCGAGCCCTGGCCCTGGCCGCGTCTACGCTGTTCGTGCTGCGGCAGCTGTGGCCGTGGGTCCGGGGCTGGGGTAGCCGAGGCACCGCGGTGAAGACGCAGACGTGCCAGAAGGCGCAGGTGCGCACGTTCACGCGCCTCAGCGACCTGTGCGCCATCTGCCTGGACGACTACGAGGAGGGGGAACGGCTCAAGATCCTGCCGTGCGCGCATGCGTACCACTGTCGCTGCATCGACCCCTGGTTCTCGCGCGCCGCGCAGCGTTCATGCCCCCTGTGCAAGCAGTCGGTGGCCAGCACGCACGACGGTTCCACGGACGGCAGCGTAGGCGGCGACGAACCACCCCTGCCCGGACACCGTCCGCCCATCTGGGCCATCCAGGCCCGGCTGCGCTCCCGCAGGCTCGAGCTGCTAGCCCGGACAGTCCCCTGCCGTCGCTGCAGCAGCACCACGTCCCTGGGGGTGGCAGAGAACGCGGCGCCGTCAGAAGCCACGCCCGAACCCTCCTGA